From Helicobacter anatolicus:
ATTCTGCCTAATTTTTTTAATCCTCCTCCAGCTATCAAGCTTAGCGGATTAATCAATTTTAACAACTTAGCAAACCTCACTACCCGCATTTTTCCACACACCTTTTTGAAACACTATCCAAAACAATATCACCCTAATATATGTTTCCATGAAAATAATCATATAAAGCCATATATATGAAAATCCTGCATGTACTACATAAGCCATTGGTAAAATTCTAAAAATCCAAATACTTAGCGTATTTACACTTAGAGTGATTTTTGTCACACCAGCTCCACGCAAAGCACCATCAAAAACAAATGCACAAATCATTGGTACTTGAGATAAACCCACAGCAATCAAATAATATACAGAGCTATCTAAAACCACACTATCACAAGAAAAAATTGAAGATAATTCTCTTGAAAAGCATGCCAAAAAAATTCCAAAAACCCCCAGTACTATACTCGAAAACCATAAAATAGTTCTCATGTAAAGTGCTGCAACTTTTATTTTCCTAGCTCCCAAATTCTGCCCCATCAAGACCATGGCAGCAACCATAAAACCAAAACCAGGCATAAAAGAAAAAGCTTCTATACGCGTCCCTATTTGCGAACCTGTTAAAACCAAATCCCCATATTGTGCAATAAATTTTGTTGTAAGTATTAAAGAAAACAGTGTTAAAAATCGCTCAATCCCTGCAGGTATCCCTATACTAAGTGCCTTAAATCCATATTTTTTATCAAAATAAAAATTTTTTAAAAAATCTGTCTTGTAATGCAAAATAACTATAAATACTACCACTTCTAAATATGCAACAA
This genomic window contains:
- a CDS encoding MATE family efflux transporter, giving the protein MNCIGKRFQWSLWLKYKKNSALKSRLKKIISLALPSGINSFLDIFNIAILLYFMKFFGDLYVLAIGVSLNYLMIFFAIHAIFYIGTNAQISRYFGAREKDKVQGVFISVCIFGSFVAIPIVVFAFFFTETFFYWIGIGDESLQIAKKFINLAIFTLPAITLKNIFISSLAGIGNTILPLFVRIFSTLFGLLLYYICIFGLGDFFEGRGIVGAAMANLFVAYLEVVVFIVILHYKTDFLKNFYFDKKYGFKALSIGIPAGIERFLTLFSLILTTKFIAQYGDLVLTGSQIGTRIEAFSFMPGFGFMVAAMVLMGQNLGARKIKVAALYMRTILWFSSIVLGVFGIFLACFSRELSSIFSCDSVVLDSSVYYLIAVGLSQVPMICAFVFDGALRGAGVTKITLSVNTLSIWIFRILPMAYVVHAGFSYIWLYMIIFMETYIRVILFWIVFQKGVWKNAGSEVC